One window of the Lysobacter sp. S4-A87 genome contains the following:
- a CDS encoding alanine acetyltransferase: MSGLWSPQQREWLQAMGHQVWALGGAQSIEAASPTEGHQEDTSAQARREAAALLKGGAAAQARPSASAPAPRMPAATDRLLMAVFRAAGRNSGDADVVALVPDGAALRGNSAAKRALWPSLRALRRRGGAG; encoded by the coding sequence ATGAGTGGCTTGTGGAGCCCGCAACAGCGCGAGTGGCTGCAGGCCATGGGCCACCAGGTTTGGGCGCTGGGTGGCGCGCAGTCCATCGAGGCGGCATCGCCGACCGAGGGCCATCAGGAGGACACGTCTGCACAGGCCCGGCGCGAAGCGGCGGCGCTGCTCAAGGGCGGAGCCGCGGCCCAGGCGCGGCCATCCGCGTCGGCACCGGCGCCGCGTATGCCGGCCGCGACCGATCGCCTGCTGATGGCGGTGTTCCGCGCAGCGGGACGCAACAGTGGCGATGCCGACGTCGTCGCGCTGGTTCCCGACGGAGCGGCACTGCGTGGCAACAGCGCCGCCAAGCGCGCGCTGTGGCCCAGCCTGCGCGCCCTGCGCCGACGGGGTGGTGCAGGGTGA